DNA from Bradyrhizobium japonicum USDA 6:
ACGGCGGCCCATTCCTTGTCGGCACGGGGGCCGTTGAGATCGCCGGTGAGGCCGACGAGTTGGCCGGGCAGTACGTCGAGGGTCTGCTGCCAGGTCTGGATCTGGCACAGGAACTTGATCAGGCAACCCCTGAGCTTGAGGCGATCGGCTGCGTCGCGCCACAGCGAGACCGAATAGGATTTGCCGTCCTCGGCATTGTAGATCTCGCCGGCAAACTGTCCCTCCGGCGTCGCCTGCAAGCCCATGATGAGCTGATGGCCGAGCAGCGCGCGAGTGCGCTTGTCGGGATCGGGATTCTCCTTGTCGCGATAGGGCTGGCCGCGCTTGTCGGCCGGCTCCTTCATCCAGACGATGAAGCCGCAGATGCGGTCGCGCGACGGCCCGCAGCGCTCGAGCCTGATGCGCGCACGGCCGTCCTGGACGAGCCAGGTGCCGCTGGGATCGGGCGGCGCCGCGGCGCCGGCGCGGCCGCCAAACGCCATCATCAGGATCGTGATCGCAACGCGCAGCACGAAGCGAAGGACAAGGTTCATCAGCGGCATCTTTCGTTGGATGGGTCGCGGCGTCAGTTCAATTGCGCCATCAGCGCGTCGGCGCCCTTGTCGAGGCCGGCGGTGGCAGCGGCGAGCGCGCCGGCGGTGGCCTTGATGTCGTAGGCGGCAGGGTATTGCTTGGTGACGTAGGCGGAGAGCAGGCGCGCGGTGGCGGCGTCGAAGATCTCGACGCCGTAGATGACCGAGCCGGTCATGGTGCCCTCGCCGTCGCGCGCGGCCTGCACGCCGTTGTAGACGGCGCCGGCGACGTCGAAGCGGGAGAGCGTGCCGAGCACCGGCGTGTTGGCGACGGCGCCGGTGAGTGTCAGCCTGATCCGCAGCGTCTCCGGTCCACGCTCGCGCACCAGCGCGAAGCGGCCGCGCAGACCCTCGGCGAAACGGGTCTGCATGTAGGCGGCAAGCGTCGCCTTGTCCTTGTCGGACATGTCGCCGAACTGGTGATCCCTGCCGCGATAGACCACGACCGGCTCGAGGATGACCCTATGATAGGCGCGCCAGTCGACCGGCGTGGAATAGCGGTAGGGCACGCGCCCGGAGGCGTCCGACTTGTCCGGAGCCATGTACGCTGAGGACGCCATCCCGGAATACGGCACGGGCGCGACGGTCGCGCAGCCCGCGACGGCTGCGCCAAGCAGCAGCGTTCCCAGACCGCGCAGGGCGATCGAGCGATTCATTCCAGACTCCTCTCGCGGCTTGCTGCCAAGGCAGTGGCGACCGCAGCCGCGTACGGGACCAGACGCGGCTGCGGCGCTCACCAGTGCCAACCCGAGGCTTCGTCCGGGGCCATCTCGGAAGCCTCGGGCCGTCTCAGTGTGTCCATTTATAAAACCGACTGGACGGTTTGTAAAGTTCAAATACGCGAGCCTGGCACATTTGGCCGCAGGCGCGGCTTTGGGCAGCGATCGGCGGAAAATCGTTAACGATGAATCAGGCGCGCTTGCGCGGCGTTGCGGCCTTCGCCGCCGATGGCGCACCGGATTTGACGGTGCGCTTGGCGGCCGGCCGTTCGAGGCCGGTCCACTGCGCATCGTCGAGCAGACGCGCGAACAGCCGCTGATGCTCGTCCTTGCTGAGCGGCGACATGCCGAACAGCGAGCTCAGCAGCAGTCCCATCGCGCCGGCCCAGCGCAGCATCGCGAGATCAGGATCAGTGGCCTCTTCCCTGATCGCCGCCATCCTCTCCATCTCGCGCTCGCGCGGCAGCGCCATCAGGCTGGGATTCTCGACCATGGCCGCAACCAGCGCCAGCGCGGCAGAATTCGGCGAGATGGCCGCTTCGCGCACGGTCGCGAGCTGGGTCGCCAGGTTGGGATTCGCGGAGGTCGCGCTCACCTTTGCCATCGTGCTGGTGGCGAACTCCTCGAAATGCGCCATCTGCCGGTCGAGCAACGCCTTGAGCACCGCTTCCTTGGTGCGGAACTGATGCATCACGCCGCCCTTGCTCAGTCCACTCTCGCGCGCGATCGCATCCAGCGTCAGCCGGCCCGGCCCGTCGCGCGCGATGATCGCGATGGCCGCTTCGAGCGCGGCGTTACGGGATCGTTCGGAGCGGCTGGCATTATCCATGGCCGACTTGTCTCCGTGACAAGACAATGAATCAAGTGAAAACAAGACGCGCTGTACATTTTTTGTGCGAACACTGTCGAGACTTTCATCTTGCGGCCCCGAATGAGACTGTGTGAGCCTCGATATCGGATGGGGACTGGGATGGGCCGGCCGGAGCTTTGCGCGCCATGACGTGCGAAGCATTTTCGGCCGGTCTCGCTTGAGAAAGATACGACATGCCAAAACGAGTGTTGCTTGGTGCCCTCCTGGCTTGCGGCCTCACGGCCTCGGCGCTGGCGCAAGAGCCGAAAACGGGGGGTGTGATCAACGCCGTGATCCAGCCCGAGCCGCCCGGCCTGATGCTTGCGCAGGTCCAGAACGGCCCGACCCAGATGGTCTCGGGCAATATCTTCGAGGGCCTACTGCGCTACAGCCCGAAGCTCGAGCCCTTGCCGGAGCTCGCCGAAAGCTGGAGCGTCAGCGAGGACGCCAAGACCTACACCTTCAAGCTCAAGAAGGGCGTCACCTGGCATGACGGCAAGCCCTTCACCGCCGCCGACGTCCTGTTCTCGATGGAGATGCTGAAGCAGACGCATGCGCGTGCCCGCACGAACCTGGCGCAGGTCGACAAGATCGAGACACCGGACGACTACACGGTGGTCTTCACGCTGAAGCAGCCGTTCGGCCCATTCCTCGGCATCTTCGAGGTCGGCTCGATGCCGATGGTGCCGAAACATCTCTACGAAGGCACCGACTGGAAGACCAACCCCTACAACAACGCGCCCGTCGGCACCGGCCCCTTCATGTTCAAGGAATGGCAGAAGGGCTCGTTCATCCGCCTAGTCAAGAACCCGAACTACCACGAAAAAGGCAAGCCCTACATCGACGAGATCTACTGGCAGATCATCCCCGACGCCGCCGCGCGCTCGGTGGCGTACGAGACCGGCAAGGTCGACGTGCTGCCCGGTGGATCTGTCGAGAATTTCGACGTGCCGCGCCTGTCCAAGCTGAAGGACACCTGCGTCACCGGCGCCGGCTGGGAGTTCTTCTCGCCGCTGGCCTGGCTGTGGCTCAACAACCGCCAGGGTCCGCTCGCCGACAAGCGGGTGCGGCAGGCGATCATGTTCGCGATCGACCGCGACTTCGCCAAGGACGTGATCTGGAACGGGCTCGGCAAGGTCGCGACCGGCCCGTCCGCCTCGACCATCAAGTACTACACCGACGACGTGCCGAAGTACCCTTACGATCCCGCCAAGGCCAAGGCGCTGCTGAAGGAAGCCGGCTACAAGGGCGAGAAGATCCGCCTGCTGCCGCTCGCCTATGGCGAGACCTGGCAGCGCTGGGGTGAAGCGGTGAAGCAGAACCTCCAGGACGTCGGCATGAACATCGAGACCATCGCCACCGACGTCGCCGGCGGCAACCAGAAGATCGGCGACTGGGACTATGACATCGCCTTCACCTATCTCTACCAGTATGGCGATCCCGCCCTCGGCGTCGGCCGCAATTATATCTCCAGCAACATCGCGAAGGGACAGGTCTTCAACAACGTCGAGGGCTATTCCAACCCGGAGATCGACAAGCTGTTCGCCGACGGCGCGGTTGCGACGCCGGACTCGAAGCGCAAGGAGATCTACGAGAAGGCGCAGAAGATCCTGTCGAGGACGTGCCGGTGGCCTGGATGCTGGAACTGCAATTCCCGACCATCACCCGCTGCAAGGTCAAGAACCTGATCACCACGGGGATTGGCGTCAACGACGGCTTCAAGGACGCATGGCTGGACAAGTGAGGGTGCGACACCGCGGTGGCTCCCCGCTGCGGTGTCGCGTCGCGATTGATCTCCCGTGATAGCTTCAACCGAATGATATCGTCTCTCGCCGCGAACTCGCTGCACCTCTCCCGCTTGCGGGGGAGGTCGACGCGCGCCGGGCGATGCGAAGCATCGTCCCAAGCGCGGCGGGTGGGGGCTCTCTCCACTCGAAGAGCCCCTCTGCGGAAACACCCCCACCCCAATCCTCCCCCGCAAGCGGGAGAGGGGGCGGACCGTCGCCGCGGTGGCCCTCATGTTAAACAAGTGTCGCTCTAACTATGCTCTCCTTCGTCGCTCAGCGTGTCCTGAAGGGCGTGATCGTCCTGCTCGCGATCGTCGTCCTCAATTTCTTCCTGAT
Protein-coding regions in this window:
- a CDS encoding DUF2147 domain-containing protein, giving the protein MNLVLRFVLRVAITILMMAFGGRAGAAAPPDPSGTWLVQDGRARIRLERCGPSRDRICGFIVWMKEPADKRGQPYRDKENPDPDKRTRALLGHQLIMGLQATPEGQFAGEIYNAEDGKSYSVSLWRDAADRLKLRGCLIKFLCQIQTWQQTLDVLPGQLVGLTGDLNGPRADKEWAAVPAPKPIQAKAK
- a CDS encoding DUF3313 domain-containing protein; this translates as MNRSIALRGLGTLLLGAAVAGCATVAPVPYSGMASSAYMAPDKSDASGRVPYRYSTPVDWRAYHRVILEPVVVYRGRDHQFGDMSDKDKATLAAYMQTRFAEGLRGRFALVRERGPETLRIRLTLTGAVANTPVLGTLSRFDVAGAVYNGVQAARDGEGTMTGSVIYGVEIFDAATARLLSAYVTKQYPAAYDIKATAGALAAATAGLDKGADALMAQLN
- a CDS encoding TetR/AcrR family transcriptional regulator — encoded protein: MDNASRSERSRNAALEAAIAIIARDGPGRLTLDAIARESGLSKGGVMHQFRTKEAVLKALLDRQMAHFEEFATSTMAKVSATSANPNLATQLATVREAAISPNSAALALVAAMVENPSLMALPREREMERMAAIREEATDPDLAMLRWAGAMGLLLSSLFGMSPLSKDEHQRLFARLLDDAQWTGLERPAAKRTVKSGAPSAAKAATPRKRA